A single Thermaerobacter sp. FW80 DNA region contains:
- a CDS encoding HD domain-containing phosphohydrolase, with the protein MLRVAVEAVSPGAVLARTLYASNGQPVLRAGHPLTHSLLHRLTSFGIRFVWVEEPAVGQVHAVEPLAPPTALRVERALHRVAEAVVAGAPALPDALRAELVSLAGQVVEELEAVAAGPTAPLPYPTVPAADDGRAAWVAGAMNRGVLAGLLALAGPYHLHARDFVLAAWLQDAGLLQPAPPLPQPAPPAPPAPQGGGAGDDRRAQGDQAPDPPCRPAPEGTAQADPAEPGRRAEAPPDRSGAAASDADGAGSAHAAPPCHPSAALDPPRAAHQPALAHVHRTLRWLAGVELGGLVRALVAQHHEQRDGRGYPDGLQGDAIHPAARRMAAATAYTLALEGCIHRPGWLPHEAYEWLLAEGPRLWGDDVIRELAGVLHPYPPGSLVQVDGGPWGIVVDSAGARRLRPKVRLLPVRLGHGAGCGEAGRDRAPAGRSGEGPDAPGPRGQAPPGAPAAAGPAAEGPGAGGPAAAGVIDLLEERTRQITAWAVAWPASAAPPAWPAGSPRPAGAGR; encoded by the coding sequence ATGCTGCGTGTCGCCGTGGAGGCGGTGTCCCCCGGCGCCGTGCTGGCCCGCACCCTGTACGCCTCCAATGGGCAACCGGTCCTGCGGGCCGGCCATCCGTTGACCCATTCGCTGCTCCACCGCCTGACCTCCTTCGGCATCCGGTTCGTCTGGGTGGAAGAACCGGCGGTGGGCCAGGTGCACGCCGTCGAGCCCTTGGCGCCCCCGACCGCCCTGCGGGTGGAACGCGCCCTCCACCGCGTGGCCGAGGCGGTGGTGGCGGGCGCCCCGGCCCTGCCCGACGCCCTGCGCGCGGAGCTGGTTTCGTTGGCCGGCCAGGTGGTCGAGGAGCTGGAGGCGGTGGCCGCCGGGCCGACGGCCCCCCTCCCCTATCCCACGGTCCCGGCAGCGGACGACGGCCGGGCCGCCTGGGTCGCCGGGGCGATGAACCGCGGGGTGCTGGCAGGGCTCCTCGCCCTGGCGGGGCCCTACCACCTGCATGCGCGGGACTTCGTGCTGGCCGCGTGGCTGCAGGATGCCGGTCTGCTGCAGCCGGCCCCGCCGCTCCCGCAGCCGGCCCCTCCGGCCCCGCCTGCCCCTCAGGGCGGCGGGGCCGGGGACGACCGGCGCGCACAAGGGGACCAGGCCCCCGATCCGCCGTGCCGCCCTGCACCCGAGGGCACGGCGCAGGCCGACCCGGCGGAGCCGGGGCGGCGGGCCGAGGCCCCTCCGGACCGCAGCGGGGCGGCGGCTTCGGACGCCGATGGGGCGGGGTCCGCGCACGCGGCGCCCCCGTGCCACCCCTCGGCCGCGCTGGACCCGCCCCGGGCCGCACACCAGCCCGCCCTCGCCCACGTCCACCGGACCCTGCGGTGGCTCGCAGGGGTGGAGCTGGGCGGGCTCGTCCGCGCCCTGGTGGCCCAGCACCACGAGCAACGGGACGGCCGTGGCTACCCGGACGGCCTCCAGGGGGATGCGATCCACCCGGCCGCCCGCCGGATGGCCGCGGCCACCGCCTACACCCTGGCCCTCGAGGGCTGCATCCACCGGCCCGGCTGGCTGCCCCACGAGGCGTACGAGTGGCTGCTGGCCGAGGGGCCCCGGCTCTGGGGGGATGACGTGATCCGCGAGCTGGCCGGCGTGCTGCACCCCTACCCGCCGGGGTCCCTGGTCCAGGTCGACGGCGGCCCGTGGGGTATCGTCGTCGACTCTGCCGGTGCGCGGCGGCTGCGACCGAAGGTGCGGCTGCTGCCGGTTCGTCTGGGGCATGGGGCCGGCTGCGGCGAGGCCGGCCGGGATCGCGCCCCGGCGGGGAGGAGCGGCGAGGGGCCGGACGCTCCTGGGCCTCGCGGCCAGGCCCCGCCCGGCGCGCCGGCGGCCGCCGGCCCCGCGGCCGAGGGCCCGGGGGCCGGCGGTCCGGCAGCCGCCGGGGTGATCGACCTGCTGGAGGAGCGCACCCGCCAGATCACGGCCTGGGCCGTGGCCTGGCCGGCGTCCGCGGCACCACCGGCATGGCCGGCGGGGTCCCCGCGCCCCGCCGGCGCGGGGAGGTGA
- a CDS encoding chemotaxis protein CheX, whose amino-acid sequence MRAEYIRPFLAAAVEVLKTDFGVDRVERGELRIETSYYTTQEVTAIIGLTGEIEGTAMFGTTKATARRMVEAVTGTLPPVFDEMAESAFAEFGNVVSGRASVLFEQQGWQCTISPPTVIIGRGAIISNGRIQRLIVPLETPLGEVQLAVALRPAGQPARA is encoded by the coding sequence GTGCGAGCCGAGTACATCCGCCCGTTCCTGGCGGCGGCGGTCGAGGTGCTCAAGACGGACTTCGGCGTCGACCGGGTGGAGCGGGGCGAGCTGCGCATCGAGACCAGCTACTACACCACCCAGGAGGTCACCGCCATCATCGGCCTGACGGGCGAGATCGAGGGGACGGCCATGTTCGGCACCACCAAGGCGACGGCCCGCCGGATGGTGGAGGCGGTCACGGGCACCTTGCCGCCCGTCTTCGACGAGATGGCGGAGAGCGCCTTCGCGGAGTTCGGCAACGTGGTCTCCGGCCGTGCCTCCGTGCTGTTCGAACAGCAGGGCTGGCAGTGCACCATCTCGCCGCCCACGGTGATCATCGGGCGCGGCGCCATCATCTCCAACGGGCGCATCCAGCGGTTGATCGTGCCCCTGGAGACGCCCCTGGGCGAGGTCCAGCTGGCCGTGGCCCTGCGTCCGGCGGGTCAGCCGGCCCGCGCCTGA
- a CDS encoding response regulator, with product MARILIADDAAFMRMRLANLLTEAGHTVLEATNGAEAVERYRQERPDLVLMDITMPVMDGLEAIAAIRAFDPGARIVVCSSLGQQAIVLKAIESGARDFIVKPFQPDRVLGAVERALSG from the coding sequence GTGGCAAGGATCCTGATCGCCGACGACGCAGCCTTCATGCGCATGCGCCTCGCCAACCTGCTGACGGAGGCGGGCCACACCGTGCTCGAGGCGACCAACGGGGCCGAGGCCGTCGAGCGGTACCGCCAGGAGCGGCCCGACCTCGTGCTGATGGACATCACGATGCCCGTCATGGACGGCCTGGAGGCCATCGCCGCCATCCGCGCCTTCGATCCCGGGGCGCGGATCGTGGTGTGCAGCTCCCTGGGGCAGCAGGCCATCGTCCTCAAGGCCATCGAGAGCGGCGCCCGCGACTTCATCGTCAAGCCGTTCCAGCCCGATCGGGTGCTGGGCGCAGTGGAGCGGGCGCTGAGCGGGTGA
- a CDS encoding methyl-accepting chemotaxis protein, whose amino-acid sequence MRRMRFGIAAKLWLAMGALLLLFGIVAYTGFAAIQQLTAISGELDRIGRTLTLAAQVRALGEEQVSAVRGFLLTGDPAYRNAAQEAGTAMADLLTQMRDLAAQAGTQAAVDEVGTAANAFRQAVAPVMAVRPTTPSEVLTALTRIRDPQARLEAAIERLVQNREARHQQIVTEEQAAERRARLLILVPSLLALGVGLFVALALARAIVRPLRRVAVTARRVADGDLTVPFVTVRSHDEVGDMARAFNDMLKALREVLRSVQASSRAVLDSAQELRAAAEQSAQGAAEAAQAVGQVAAGVTEQAQASDEMRQAVEQLRQTTEQIATGAQQTAGEIQATSHLLDQMNQAVASVATSAGRARERAEEAGSTADQGAEVVRQTLDVMDAIRRAVEESAERLRNLEQLSSQIGEITQVISGIAEQTNLLALNAAIEAARAGEHGRGFAVVADEVRKLAERSAVSAREIAGLIDRIQAGTTGVVQAMVQATDQVERGGIMANQTGEALQAVLAAVRAVVDDVRAIADTAAELRTSTEQVVRAFDAVAAVTEENTAATEEMAAGASQAGKSVERVAAVAQENAAAAEQVSAAVDQLKAAAGRVAESATALNQVAAELQRQVDRFKLAADAADGAERAQAGSPAPAAARDGAVTGAVGGSVAAAVPVAAGAGGDGHGR is encoded by the coding sequence ATGCGACGCATGCGCTTCGGCATCGCCGCCAAGCTGTGGCTGGCCATGGGAGCCCTGCTGCTCCTCTTCGGCATCGTGGCGTACACCGGCTTCGCCGCCATCCAGCAGCTGACCGCCATCAGCGGCGAGCTCGACCGCATCGGCCGCACCCTGACCCTGGCGGCCCAGGTGCGCGCCCTGGGCGAGGAGCAGGTGTCCGCGGTGCGCGGGTTCCTCCTGACGGGCGACCCCGCCTATCGCAACGCCGCCCAGGAGGCCGGCACCGCCATGGCCGACCTGCTGACCCAGATGCGGGACCTGGCGGCGCAGGCGGGGACCCAGGCGGCTGTGGACGAGGTGGGCACGGCGGCCAACGCCTTCCGGCAGGCGGTGGCGCCGGTGATGGCGGTCCGGCCCACGACGCCCAGCGAGGTCCTGACGGCGCTCACGCGGATCCGCGATCCCCAGGCCCGGCTGGAGGCCGCCATCGAGCGGCTGGTGCAGAACCGCGAAGCCCGGCACCAGCAGATCGTGACGGAGGAACAGGCGGCGGAGCGCCGGGCCCGGCTGCTCATCCTGGTGCCGTCGCTGCTCGCCCTGGGCGTGGGCCTGTTCGTCGCCCTCGCCCTGGCCCGGGCGATCGTCCGTCCACTGCGGCGGGTGGCCGTCACCGCCCGCCGCGTGGCCGACGGCGACCTGACGGTGCCGTTCGTCACCGTGCGGAGCCACGACGAGGTCGGCGACATGGCGCGGGCGTTCAACGACATGTTGAAGGCCCTGCGCGAGGTGCTGCGGTCCGTCCAGGCGTCGAGCCGTGCGGTGCTGGACTCCGCCCAGGAGCTGCGCGCCGCCGCCGAGCAGTCGGCCCAGGGGGCGGCCGAGGCCGCCCAGGCCGTGGGCCAGGTGGCGGCCGGCGTCACCGAGCAGGCCCAGGCCTCGGACGAGATGCGGCAGGCCGTGGAACAGCTGCGGCAGACCACGGAGCAGATCGCCACCGGGGCCCAGCAGACAGCCGGCGAGATCCAGGCCACGTCCCACCTCCTGGACCAGATGAACCAGGCCGTGGCGTCGGTGGCGACCAGCGCCGGCCGGGCGCGGGAGCGGGCCGAGGAGGCGGGGAGCACGGCCGACCAGGGCGCCGAGGTGGTGCGCCAGACCCTGGACGTGATGGACGCCATCCGCCGCGCGGTGGAGGAGTCGGCGGAGCGGCTGCGCAACCTGGAGCAGCTCTCGTCCCAGATCGGTGAGATCACCCAGGTGATCTCCGGCATCGCCGAGCAGACCAACCTCCTGGCCCTCAACGCCGCCATCGAGGCCGCCCGGGCCGGCGAGCACGGACGCGGCTTCGCCGTGGTGGCCGACGAGGTGCGCAAGCTGGCGGAGCGGTCCGCGGTGTCCGCGCGGGAGATCGCCGGGCTCATCGACCGCATCCAGGCGGGGACCACGGGCGTCGTCCAGGCCATGGTCCAGGCCACCGATCAGGTCGAACGCGGCGGCATCATGGCCAACCAGACGGGGGAGGCCCTGCAGGCGGTGCTCGCCGCCGTCCGGGCGGTGGTCGACGACGTCCGCGCCATCGCCGACACCGCCGCCGAGCTGCGGACCAGCACCGAACAGGTGGTCCGGGCCTTCGACGCCGTCGCGGCGGTGACCGAGGAGAACACCGCCGCCACCGAGGAGATGGCCGCGGGGGCGAGCCAGGCCGGCAAGTCGGTGGAGCGGGTGGCCGCGGTCGCCCAGGAGAACGCGGCGGCCGCCGAACAGGTGTCGGCCGCCGTGGACCAGCTCAAGGCCGCGGCGGGGCGCGTCGCCGAGTCGGCCACCGCGCTGAACCAGGTGGCGGCCGAGCTGCAGCGGCAGGTAGACCGGTTCAAGCTGGCGGCCGACGCGGCGGATGGCGCCGAGCGGGCCCAGGCCGGCTCGCCCGCCCCCGCGGCCGCCCGCGACGGGGCGGTGACCGGGGCGGTCGGCGGCTCCGTCGCCGCGGCGGTGCCGGTGGCCGCCGGCGCGGGGGGTGACGGCCATGGCCGCTGA
- a CDS encoding chemotaxis protein CheW: MAADIALEPQGRPAPGAPETPGSPGAADVAAEAAPSPDRRAGGSGPGASSPRGSALPGTGADASRRPTPGGGAEAARILVLCHLAGEDYGLDVGWVREIIPWQQITRVPRTPPFVEGIINLRGHIIPVLDLRRRLGLPEGERDRRTRIVVVEREEAVVGLVVDAVSEVIRLPADAVEPPAQVLAVDAGFVQGIARHGDRLILVLQPDQVLAPPEWEAVRAVQEAGGADASATAGDPGADPSSDAGAADGDGPPAGADGGSEATGGAAGAPGSTGRGDGEEDGASVPGGMAS, translated from the coding sequence ATGGCCGCTGACATCGCCCTGGAGCCGCAGGGCCGGCCCGCCCCGGGTGCCCCGGAGACGCCCGGGAGCCCCGGGGCGGCGGACGTCGCCGCGGAGGCGGCCCCGTCCCCGGACCGCCGGGCCGGCGGGAGCGGGCCCGGGGCGTCGTCCCCGCGCGGGAGCGCACTCCCGGGAACGGGCGCGGACGCGTCCCGACGCCCGACCCCCGGAGGCGGCGCGGAGGCGGCGCGGATCCTCGTCCTCTGCCATCTGGCGGGCGAGGACTACGGTCTCGACGTGGGCTGGGTGCGGGAGATCATCCCATGGCAGCAGATCACCCGCGTCCCCCGCACGCCCCCCTTCGTCGAGGGCATCATCAACCTGCGCGGCCACATCATCCCGGTGCTCGATCTGCGCCGCCGGCTGGGGCTTCCCGAAGGGGAGCGGGATCGCCGCACCCGCATCGTGGTGGTGGAACGGGAGGAGGCGGTGGTGGGGCTGGTGGTCGACGCGGTCTCGGAGGTCATCCGCCTGCCCGCGGACGCCGTCGAACCGCCCGCCCAGGTCCTGGCGGTGGACGCCGGGTTCGTCCAGGGGATCGCCCGCCACGGCGACCGCCTGATCCTGGTGCTGCAGCCCGACCAGGTGCTGGCCCCGCCGGAGTGGGAGGCCGTGCGGGCCGTCCAGGAGGCGGGCGGGGCGGACGCCTCGGCGACCGCAGGGGACCCTGGGGCGGACCCCTCGAGCGACGCCGGCGCGGCGGACGGCGATGGCCCGCCAGCGGGCGCGGATGGGGGGTCCGAGGCGACGGGCGGCGCCGCCGGCGCACCCGGGAGCACGGGACGCGGCGATGGCGAGGAGGACGGCGCCTCGGTCCCGGGGGGGATGGCCTCGTGA
- a CDS encoding chemotaxis protein CheA has product MSAGSWLELGDDERQLFLAEGAELLEQLEAGLLDLEAGRGGPETVHAVFRAAHTLKGSAATVGLDGMARLTHAMESRLDAWRHGQGEPEAGEVAAMLAGVDRLRAMLAAVAAGDDPPPPPAELLATLEAPATAPADAWVVEAELDPGCPMPAVRALQVLLALEDRAPLLASEPARDGLEATWSGRSVRARVAAEASAADLEAAVAAVPDVVAVRVRRASGGDAPRGGPAEGGAATEAAPGVGAAPTAPAAGRDAAGLPAAAAAAAPTDDRTVPADASRIAGSSATSPAGAPDDRTIRVDVALLDRLLNLVGELVVERGRLAQLGQELARLSGAPEVADELFRVNVQIARITGALQDAVLQARMLPVARLFRRFPRLVRDLAVMLGKQVQLELAGEDTELDRTLHQVVADPLLHLVRNALDHGIEPPDERRRAGKPPAGRLRLAAAREGHHVLIRVEDDGRGIDPERLRQAAVAKGLIAPERAAALGDREALDLMFLPGFSTAERVTGVSGRGVGLDVVRQQLEQAGGRVEVATRPGAGTTFTLVLPLTLATLRALLVGVEGHLYALPLADVGEVVRVDPGELRSVQGRWATTVRGQVVPLLWLRQFADPRFRPRPDGTALVAVLVEHQGQPVGLVVDRLLGEQEVVVKGLGELLAGTRGLSGATILGDGRLALILDTPALVTELAFGGAAALAQAGTGTTGRPRALGLQAAPVGAGGEAPPPPSVAAAVRSGEAGSR; this is encoded by the coding sequence GTGAGCGCCGGCTCCTGGCTCGAACTGGGCGACGACGAACGCCAGCTGTTCCTGGCGGAGGGTGCCGAGCTCCTCGAGCAGCTGGAAGCCGGGCTCCTGGACCTGGAGGCCGGACGCGGCGGGCCCGAGACCGTCCACGCGGTCTTCCGCGCGGCCCACACCCTGAAGGGCTCGGCGGCCACCGTGGGGCTCGACGGCATGGCCCGGCTGACCCACGCCATGGAGAGCCGGCTGGACGCGTGGCGCCACGGCCAGGGGGAGCCCGAGGCCGGCGAGGTCGCCGCCATGCTGGCCGGGGTGGACCGCCTGCGGGCGATGCTGGCGGCGGTGGCGGCGGGTGACGACCCGCCGCCACCGCCGGCGGAGCTGCTGGCGACCCTGGAGGCGCCCGCGACGGCCCCAGCCGACGCCTGGGTGGTCGAGGCGGAGCTCGACCCCGGTTGCCCGATGCCCGCCGTCCGAGCCCTCCAGGTCCTCCTCGCGCTGGAAGACCGGGCGCCGCTGCTTGCCTCGGAGCCCGCGCGGGACGGCCTCGAGGCCACGTGGAGCGGTCGGTCGGTGCGCGCCCGGGTCGCGGCCGAGGCCTCGGCGGCGGACCTGGAGGCCGCCGTCGCCGCCGTCCCCGATGTGGTGGCGGTGCGGGTGCGCCGCGCCAGCGGGGGTGACGCCCCCCGCGGTGGACCCGCCGAGGGCGGCGCGGCCACGGAGGCGGCACCCGGCGTTGGGGCGGCCCCCACGGCCCCGGCGGCCGGCCGCGACGCGGCCGGGCTCCCAGCCGCCGCCGCGGCCGCGGCACCGACCGACGACCGCACCGTCCCGGCGGACGCCTCCCGGATCGCCGGTTCCTCCGCGACCTCGCCCGCCGGAGCGCCCGACGACCGCACCATCCGGGTCGACGTCGCGCTGCTCGACCGCCTGCTCAACCTGGTCGGGGAGCTGGTGGTCGAACGCGGCCGGCTGGCCCAGCTGGGGCAGGAGCTGGCGCGCTTGTCCGGGGCCCCGGAGGTGGCCGACGAGCTCTTCCGCGTCAACGTGCAGATCGCGCGCATCACCGGCGCTCTGCAGGATGCGGTGCTGCAGGCGCGGATGCTGCCGGTGGCCCGGCTCTTCCGGCGCTTCCCCCGCCTGGTGCGCGACCTGGCCGTGATGCTGGGCAAGCAGGTCCAGCTGGAGCTGGCGGGCGAGGACACCGAGCTCGACCGCACCCTGCACCAGGTGGTGGCCGACCCGCTGCTCCACCTGGTCCGCAATGCCCTGGACCACGGCATCGAGCCGCCGGACGAACGCCGCCGGGCCGGCAAGCCGCCCGCGGGTCGGCTCCGCCTGGCCGCCGCCCGCGAGGGCCACCACGTCCTGATCCGGGTGGAAGACGACGGCCGGGGGATCGACCCCGAGCGCCTGCGCCAGGCGGCGGTGGCCAAGGGGCTGATCGCCCCCGAGCGGGCGGCCGCCCTGGGCGACCGCGAGGCCCTGGACCTGATGTTCCTCCCCGGCTTCAGCACCGCCGAGCGCGTCACCGGCGTATCCGGGCGCGGGGTCGGCCTGGACGTGGTGCGACAACAGCTGGAGCAGGCCGGGGGCCGGGTGGAGGTGGCCACCCGGCCCGGCGCGGGCACCACCTTCACCCTCGTCCTGCCCCTGACCCTGGCCACGCTGCGGGCGCTGCTGGTCGGGGTGGAGGGGCACCTGTACGCCCTGCCGCTGGCCGACGTGGGCGAGGTGGTGCGGGTCGACCCGGGCGAGCTGCGATCGGTGCAGGGCCGCTGGGCCACCACGGTGCGCGGGCAGGTGGTGCCGCTGCTGTGGCTGCGCCAGTTCGCCGACCCCCGCTTCCGTCCCCGCCCGGACGGCACGGCGCTGGTGGCCGTCCTGGTCGAACACCAGGGGCAACCCGTGGGGCTGGTGGTGGACCGCCTGCTGGGGGAACAGGAGGTGGTGGTCAAGGGGCTGGGCGAGCTGCTGGCGGGCACGCGGGGCCTCAGCGGCGCCACGATCCTGGGCGACGGGCGGCTGGCCCTGATCCTCGACACGCCGGCCCTGGTGACCGAGCTGGCCTTCGGGGGCGCGGCGGCCCTGGCCCAGGCGGGGACGGGGACCACCGGACGCCCGAGGGCCCTGGGCCTGCAGGCGGCGCCGGTCGGCGCAGGGGGCGAGGCTCCGCCGCCCCCGTCGGTGGCGGCGGCCGTCCGTAGCGGGGAGGCCGGGAGCCGATGA
- the cheB gene encoding chemotaxis-specific protein-glutamate methyltransferase CheB, with translation MVDDSAFMRQVIRRILESDPALQVVGTARDGLEAVARAAQLQPDVVTLDVEMPRLDGLGALPQILAVHRCAVVMVSSLTQRGAAATVRALALGAVDFVAKPSGAVSLDLDRVAAELVAKVKAAAAIPPERLLPPPPGTAPGADRRGRSAPGAVPRRGPGPLPARGRARPVGAGTPVVSADGTRTARASAAGGAAGGAASEAGIDGTGGAVAAGDARTPATGGAQGKDDGAVIIRKPVPAPARLTHLVLVAASTGGPGALYRLLGGLPADLPAAVVVVQHMPPGFTRALAEHLDAVCGLRVREAAEGSRLVDGTAWVAPGDHHLHVGPGGVLGLDRSPPRHGVRPAADVTFASVPPALARRTIALVLTGMGVDGAAGARYLREHGARIWVQEPASCVVPGMPVATAALGVVERAGTPEQLAAWLVETLTDPGAEATPVRP, from the coding sequence GTGGTCGACGACTCGGCCTTCATGCGCCAGGTGATTCGCCGCATCCTCGAGTCCGACCCGGCCCTGCAGGTGGTGGGCACCGCCCGCGACGGGCTCGAGGCCGTGGCCCGGGCAGCCCAGCTCCAGCCCGACGTCGTCACCCTGGACGTGGAGATGCCGCGCCTCGACGGCCTCGGAGCCCTGCCGCAGATCCTCGCGGTGCACCGCTGCGCCGTGGTGATGGTGTCGAGCCTCACCCAGCGCGGCGCCGCCGCGACGGTGCGCGCCCTGGCCCTGGGGGCGGTGGACTTCGTCGCCAAGCCGTCCGGCGCCGTCTCGCTGGATCTCGACCGGGTGGCCGCCGAGCTGGTGGCCAAGGTGAAGGCGGCGGCCGCCATCCCCCCGGAGCGCCTCCTGCCCCCACCACCGGGGACCGCCCCGGGGGCGGACCGGCGGGGCCGGTCCGCCCCCGGGGCCGTACCGCGGCGCGGCCCCGGGCCGCTGCCGGCCCGGGGCCGCGCCAGGCCGGTCGGCGCCGGAACCCCCGTCGTGTCCGCCGACGGGACCCGGACAGCCAGGGCCTCCGCCGCTGGCGGTGCAGCGGGCGGTGCGGCGTCCGAGGCGGGGATCGACGGGACCGGGGGCGCGGTGGCCGCCGGCGACGCGAGGACGCCGGCGACGGGGGGCGCCCAAGGCAAGGACGACGGTGCCGTCATCATCCGGAAGCCGGTGCCGGCCCCGGCGCGGCTGACCCACCTGGTGCTGGTGGCCGCCTCCACCGGGGGACCGGGAGCGCTGTACCGTCTGCTGGGCGGCCTCCCGGCAGACCTCCCCGCCGCCGTGGTGGTGGTCCAGCACATGCCCCCCGGCTTCACCCGGGCGCTGGCCGAGCACCTGGACGCCGTCTGCGGCCTGCGCGTGCGCGAAGCGGCCGAGGGGAGCCGGCTGGTGGACGGAACCGCCTGGGTCGCCCCCGGGGATCACCACCTGCACGTGGGTCCGGGCGGCGTCCTGGGCCTCGACCGCAGTCCACCCCGCCACGGTGTGCGGCCCGCGGCGGACGTCACCTTCGCCTCGGTGCCCCCCGCCCTGGCCCGGCGCACCATCGCCCTGGTCCTGACCGGCATGGGGGTCGACGGCGCCGCGGGGGCGCGCTACCTGCGGGAGCACGGGGCGCGCATCTGGGTACAGGAGCCCGCCAGCTGCGTGGTCCCCGGGATGCCGGTGGCGACCGCGGCCCTGGGCGTCGTCGAGCGGGCGGGGACGCCGGAACAACTGGCGGCGTGGCTCGTCGAGACCCTGACCGATCCCGGCGCCGAGGCCACCCCGGTGAGACCGTGA
- a CDS encoding protein-glutamate O-methyltransferase CheR — MAGALDDAQFAALAAAVRHVLGIDLDAYRSQQLDRRLRFFRARHGLVDNAHLAARLREDAALARQFEDFLTINVSEFFRNPDRFDLLRERFLPALLARRRSLRIWSAGCSVGAEIYSVAILLAELDPAGHHELLGTDIDADALERARQGVFEPLEVRAVPTPWRLRYFRREGANWVLHPEVRCRVRFVRHDLVQDPYPADWDLILCRNVVIYFTEPVKRRVWTNLAASLRPGGVLFVGGSESLYGVGGTGLRYAAPCFYVREEPGGQAVR; from the coding sequence ATGGCCGGTGCGCTGGACGACGCCCAGTTCGCGGCTCTCGCCGCGGCTGTGCGCCACGTCCTGGGGATCGACCTCGACGCCTATCGCTCGCAGCAGCTGGACCGCCGGCTCCGGTTCTTCCGCGCCCGCCACGGCCTGGTGGACAACGCCCACCTGGCCGCCCGGCTGCGCGAAGACGCCGCCCTGGCCCGCCAGTTCGAGGACTTCCTCACCATCAACGTCTCCGAGTTCTTCCGCAACCCTGACCGGTTCGACCTGTTGCGGGAGCGCTTCCTGCCGGCGCTGCTGGCGCGGCGGCGGAGCCTGCGGATCTGGAGCGCGGGCTGCTCCGTCGGCGCCGAGATCTACTCGGTGGCCATCCTCCTGGCGGAGCTCGACCCCGCCGGCCACCACGAGCTGCTGGGCACCGACATCGATGCCGACGCCCTGGAGCGGGCCCGGCAAGGCGTGTTCGAGCCGCTGGAGGTGCGCGCCGTCCCCACCCCCTGGCGGCTGCGGTACTTCCGCCGGGAGGGGGCGAACTGGGTCCTCCATCCCGAGGTCCGCTGCCGCGTCCGCTTCGTCCGGCACGACCTGGTCCAGGACCCCTACCCCGCCGACTGGGACCTGATCCTCTGCCGGAACGTGGTGATCTACTTCACCGAGCCCGTCAAGCGGCGGGTGTGGACGAACCTGGCCGCCAGCCTGCGGCCGGGCGGCGTGCTCTTCGTCGGCGGGAGCGAGAGCTTGTACGGCGTCGGTGGCACGGGCCTGCGCTACGCGGCGCCCTGCTTCTACGTGCGGGAGGAACCGGGAGGACAGGCCGTGCGCTAG
- a CDS encoding ATP-binding cassette domain-containing protein: protein MIEVEGLSRTFGAVTAVDAISFTVREGEIFGFLGPNGAGKSTTIQMLATLLPPSGGTARLAGFDIRREPRQVRRQIGIVFQDPSLDNRLTAEENLRLHARLYGVPAAVYRQRAAELLEMVGLADRRHALVATFSGGMKRRLEIARGLLHLPRILFLDEPTVGLDPQTRAAIWDYVHRLRERTGVTVFMTTHYLDEAEHCDRIAIIDHGRTVALDTPAALKRSLGGDVVYLRPREGVTPAALAKRLGADLGVQAEVAGDRVAVRTADASTLAPRLLAAVGSEVVALEMRQPSLDDVFLALTGRAIRDEEPAGNGSWRPPRARLWGGRR from the coding sequence GTGATCGAAGTGGAGGGCCTGTCCCGTACCTTTGGGGCGGTGACGGCCGTGGACGCCATCTCCTTCACCGTCCGGGAAGGGGAGATCTTCGGCTTCCTCGGGCCCAACGGGGCGGGCAAGTCGACCACCATCCAGATGCTGGCCACCTTGCTGCCGCCATCGGGCGGCACCGCTCGCCTGGCCGGCTTCGACATCCGCAGGGAGCCGCGCCAGGTACGGCGGCAGATCGGCATCGTCTTCCAGGATCCATCCCTGGACAACCGGCTCACGGCGGAGGAGAACCTGCGCCTCCACGCCCGTCTGTACGGGGTGCCGGCGGCTGTGTACCGCCAGCGTGCGGCCGAACTGCTCGAGATGGTGGGCCTCGCCGATCGCCGCCACGCCCTGGTGGCCACCTTCTCCGGCGGGATGAAGCGGCGCCTCGAGATCGCCCGGGGGCTGCTCCACCTCCCCCGCATCCTGTTCCTGGACGAACCGACCGTGGGCCTCGATCCCCAGACGCGGGCGGCCATCTGGGACTACGTGCACAGGCTGCGGGAGCGGACGGGCGTCACGGTCTTCATGACCACCCACTACCTGGACGAGGCGGAGCACTGCGACCGGATCGCCATCATCGACCACGGGCGCACCGTCGCCCTGGACACGCCGGCGGCCCTCAAGCGCAGCCTGGGCGGGGACGTGGTCTATCTGCGGCCGCGGGAGGGCGTGACGCCCGCCGCACTGGCCAAAAGACTCGGGGCCGACCTGGGCGTGCAGGCGGAGGTGGCGGGGGACCGCGTCGCCGTGCGCACGGCCGACGCCTCCACTCTGGCGCCGCGCCTGCTGGCGGCGGTGGGCTCCGAGGTCGTCGCACTAGAGATGCGCCAGCCCTCCCTGGACGACGTCTTCCTGGCCCTGACGGGCCGTGCCATCCGGGACGAGGAGCCCGCGGGCAATGGCTCGTGGCGCCCTCCCCGTGCCCGCCTCTGGGGTGGGCGTCGGTAG